Within the Bacteroidales bacterium genome, the region TTACCGGCAAGGTGGTCGATTACCTTCTTGAGGGAGCAGTGTATCATAAAAGCCTTTTTATCATTAGCGACAAATACGAAGAAATCCGCCAAAAACTGCTCTTTGACCTCGGCCGGGGCGGCACTCTGCTTACGGGTATCGGCATGTACGAAGGGAAAGAACGAAAAATCATTTTTGCCAACGTCAGCCGTCGCGAAATGATTTTGCTGAAGAGTTACATCCATTCCATTGATCCTGAAGCCTTCATAACAGTATTTGACGCCAGCGAAGTGCTGGGTGAGGGATTTAAACCATTAAAGGAATAAAGGGTTATAGTAACCCAATCGTTGCATCAGAAAAATTCTAATGCAATGCGATTAAGAGGAATCAAACCCACATCGAGGAT harbors:
- a CDS encoding YitT family protein; the protein is VGQLLIVVDSVIVLFGLVAFRDWRIPLYSWVVIFITGKVVDYLLEGAVYHKSLFIISDKYEEIRQKLLFDLGRGGTLLTGIGMYEGKERKIIFANVSRREMILLKSYIHSIDPEAFITVFDASEVLGEGFKPLKE